A part of Miscanthus floridulus cultivar M001 chromosome 6, ASM1932011v1, whole genome shotgun sequence genomic DNA contains:
- the LOC136457804 gene encoding AP2/ERF and B3 domain-containing protein Os01g0141000-like produces the protein MGIESMSPTPAAASAEDSSSSRFAAASTATTESGAAQPPPAASAAPGGGAVVGRDDASPADEQAVTSQPSAAAVAQGSSRFKGVVPQPNGRWGAQIYERHARVWLGTFADEEAAARAYDVAALRYRGREAATNFPGAGASAPELAFLAAHSKAEIVDMLRKHTYADELHQGLRRGRGMGARAQPTPAWARSLLFEKAVTPSDVGKLNRLVVPKQHAEKHFPLKRAPEATAAATSGKGVLLNFEDGEGKVWRFRYSYWNSSQSYVLTKGWSRFVREKGLRAGDTIVFSHSTYSSEKQLFIDCKKTKTTTAATTDGAPVPVPAPAEKKPSTEARVVRLFGVVIAGDGCQKRARPVEIAFEHGPQELLMKKQCVAHHRSPALGAFLL, from the coding sequence ATGGGTATCGAGAGCATGAGCCCcacgccggcggcggcgtcggcggaggACTCCTCCTCCTCGCGCTTCGCCGCCGCGTCCACGGCCACCACGGAGTCCGGCGCCGCGCAGCCGCCGCCGGCTGCTTCTGCAGCACCGGGCGGCGGCGCGGTCGTCGGCCGAGACGACGCCTCGCCGGCGGACGAGCAGGCCGTCACGTCGCAGCCGTCGGCGGCGGCCGTGGCGCAGGGCTCTTCGCGGTTCAAGGGCGTCGTTCCGCAGCCCAACGGGCGGTGGGGCGCGCAGATCTACGAGCGCCACGCCCGGGTGTGGCTCGGCACGTTCGCGGACGAGGAGGCCGCGGCGCGCGCCTACGACGTGGCCGCGCTCCGCTACCGCGGCCGCGAGGCGGCGACCAACTTCCCGGGCGCCGGGGCGTCGGCGCCCGAGCTCGCCTTCCTGGCGGCGCACTCCAAGGCGGAGATCGTCGACATGCTGCGGAAGCACACCTACGCCGACGAGCTGCACCAGGGCCTGCGGCGCGGCCGCGGCATGGGCGCCCGCGCGCAGCCCACGCCGGCCTGGGCGCGCTCGCTGCTGTTCGAGAAGGCCGTGACGCCCAGCGACGTCGGCAAGCTCAACCGCCTCGTGGTGCCCAAGCAGCACGCCGAGAAGCACTTCCCGCTGAAGCGCGCGCCGGAGGCCACGGCGGCGGCCACCAGCGGCAAGGGCGTGCTCCTCAACTTCGAGGACGGCGAGGGCAAGGTGTGGCGGTTCCGGTACTCGTACTGGAACAGCAGCCAGAGCTACGTGCTCACCAAGGGCTGGAGCCGCTTCGTCAGGGAGAAGGGCCTCCGAGCCGGGGACACCATCGTCTTCTCCCACTCCACGTACAGCTCGGAGAAGCAGCTCTTCATCGATTGCAAGAAGACCAAGACGACGACGGCCGCCACCACCGACGGGgcaccggtgccggtgccggcacCAGCGGAGAAGAaaccaagtactgaagcccgtgTAGTGAGGCTGTTCGGCGTCGTCATCGCCGGAGACGGGTGCCAGAAGCGCGCACGGCCGGTGGAGATTGCGTTCGAGCATGGGCCGCAGGAGTTGTTGATGAAGAAGCAATGCGTCGCTCATCACCGCTCGCCTGCCCTAGGTGCCTTCTTGTTATAG
- the LOC136460321 gene encoding uncharacterized protein, which translates to MVDPIIGTKWLTKVLMDGGAASTSWAPFYGIVPGKQAMPLGQIDMPITFRNLTNYRTETLTFEVVEFHGTYLAILGHPCYVKFKAVPNYTYLKLKMLGPYGVTIIGTSFQRANECEVECCEHATAIVASKELAAIREEVIEEAPNPKWLAGSFEPIEGAKEVLIDPSGSKGKLVRIGTTLSSE; encoded by the exons atggtcgacccaatcatcggcacaaagtggctcaccaaggtgctgatggatggaggagcggcctcaacatcat GGGCGCCTTTCTACGGCATCGTacctggaaagcaggccatgccacttgggcagatcgatatGCCCATCACCTTTAGGAATTtgaccaattataggacggagacccttacctttgaggtggtcgagtTCCACGGAACCTACCTTGCCATcttaggacatccatgctatgtgaagttcaaggctgtccctaactacacctatctaaagttgaagatgttggGTCCATACGGGGTCACcatcatcggcacctccttccagcgtgccaacgagtgcgaggtcgagtgctgcgaacacgccacggcaattgtcgcctccaaagagcttgcagccatcagggaggaggtcattgaagaagcacccaaccccaagtGGTTGGCTGGGTCTTTCGAGCctatagagggcgccaaggaggtcctcatagaccccagtggtTCCAAGGGCAAattggtgcgcattggcaccacgctttcctccgaatag